A region of Streptomyces showdoensis DNA encodes the following proteins:
- a CDS encoding VgrG-related protein, whose product MSEKTFTTVLHVQLDGVTLPDALAVRLTEGWVDASVNVPSAFQLTFSDKDGTLTEKFPFLKVGALAVLSPFTDGRLGAPMLTGEVTALETDAAPTLGRYLIVRGYDPGHRLLRNRRVEGYPNMTASDIVRKVAALNRVPLGRVDATPTVYELATQPNITDWDFLSRLAQANDVRLSVDQAGRLTFAALPPASSAPADTTPAAQSPYVLDFGHNTLHSRVSVTAAGQVGRVDVRGWDPRTRQALSSPTPALASTEIVSDITPAQLAAPFGTAELTLADRPFTTQSEVRQAARALADDVTGSFAEVEVAVTGNPELKPGQPVAVRGAGFPFEGRYTATGVRHVFASGRQFTSWLTVSGRQFRSLYGTAASGGEAAPAMPGVAVALVTNTKDPLSLGRVRLRFPWLSETYESDWCRVAQLGGRGGGGLMLPEVDDEVLCAFDRGSLEHPYVLAGLYNGVDKHTPATDRVPPVDPTSGKVQWRALTSRTGHTVELREEGGSRTRASHGIRLRTAQGKLSIELDEARTTLTVDSDGTVTISGARGVTVDSGADLTLSAAGRISLKAGLGVDISATLGVDIKAGPKFKVSALTQAVINSPSLITATVPMPNPVVANLPF is encoded by the coding sequence ATGAGCGAGAAGACCTTCACCACCGTCCTGCACGTGCAGCTGGACGGGGTGACCCTCCCCGACGCGCTCGCGGTCCGGCTCACGGAGGGCTGGGTGGACGCGAGCGTCAACGTGCCGTCCGCCTTCCAGCTGACCTTCAGCGACAAGGACGGCACGCTGACGGAGAAGTTCCCCTTCCTGAAGGTGGGGGCGCTGGCGGTGCTGTCCCCGTTCACCGACGGGCGGCTCGGCGCGCCCATGCTGACGGGCGAGGTCACGGCGCTGGAGACGGACGCCGCGCCGACGCTCGGGCGGTACCTGATCGTGCGCGGGTACGACCCGGGGCACCGGCTGCTGCGCAACCGCCGGGTCGAGGGCTATCCGAACATGACGGCCTCGGACATCGTGCGGAAGGTGGCGGCGCTGAACCGGGTGCCGCTCGGGCGGGTCGACGCGACGCCGACGGTCTACGAACTGGCGACCCAGCCGAACATCACGGACTGGGACTTCCTGTCCCGGCTCGCCCAGGCGAACGACGTGCGCCTGTCGGTCGACCAGGCGGGCCGGCTCACCTTCGCCGCCCTCCCGCCGGCCTCGTCCGCGCCCGCCGACACGACGCCGGCCGCGCAGAGCCCGTACGTCCTGGACTTCGGGCACAACACGCTGCACAGCCGGGTGTCGGTGACGGCCGCGGGTCAGGTGGGCCGGGTCGACGTGCGGGGCTGGGACCCGCGGACCCGGCAGGCGCTGTCCTCGCCGACGCCCGCGCTGGCCAGCACGGAGATCGTCTCGGACATCACTCCGGCGCAGCTCGCCGCGCCCTTCGGGACGGCCGAACTCACGCTGGCGGACCGCCCGTTCACCACGCAGTCCGAGGTGCGGCAGGCGGCGCGGGCGCTCGCCGACGACGTCACCGGCTCCTTCGCGGAGGTGGAGGTGGCCGTGACCGGGAACCCGGAGCTGAAGCCGGGGCAGCCGGTGGCGGTGAGGGGCGCCGGGTTCCCGTTCGAGGGGCGCTACACGGCGACCGGGGTGCGGCACGTCTTCGCCTCGGGGCGGCAGTTCACGTCCTGGCTGACCGTGTCGGGGCGCCAGTTCCGTTCGCTGTACGGGACGGCCGCGAGCGGCGGCGAGGCGGCGCCGGCGATGCCCGGCGTGGCGGTCGCGCTGGTCACCAACACCAAGGACCCGCTGTCGCTGGGCCGGGTCCGGCTGCGCTTCCCGTGGCTGTCGGAGACGTACGAGAGCGACTGGTGCCGGGTCGCCCAGCTGGGCGGGCGCGGCGGCGGCGGGCTGATGCTGCCGGAGGTCGACGACGAGGTGCTGTGCGCCTTCGACCGGGGCTCGCTGGAGCACCCGTACGTGCTGGCCGGGCTGTACAACGGCGTCGACAAGCACACCCCCGCGACCGATCGGGTGCCGCCGGTCGACCCGACCAGCGGCAAGGTCCAGTGGCGTGCCCTCACCTCCCGCACCGGGCACACGGTGGAGCTGAGGGAGGAGGGCGGCAGCCGGACCCGCGCCTCGCACGGCATCCGGCTGCGCACCGCGCAGGGCAAGTTGAGCATCGAACTCGACGAGGCCCGGACGACGCTCACCGTCGACAGCGACGGCACGGTGACGATCAGCGGCGCCCGGGGGGTGACGGTGGATTCGGGGGCCGATCTCACGCTGTCCGCGGCGGGGCGGATCAGCCTCAAGGCGGGGCTCGGGGTCGACATCAGCGCGACCCTCGGGGTCGACATCAAGGCGGGTCCGAAGTTCAAGGTGTCGGCGCTGACGCAGGCGGTGATCAACTCGCCCTCCCTGATCACCGCGACCGTGCCGATGCCCAACCCGGTCGTCGCGAACCTGCCGTTCTGA
- a CDS encoding GPW/gp25 family protein: MSEHFVGAGWAFPLRTGPSGSIALVRRDREIEESMRLVLATAPGERPMRPEFGCAVHELVFAPVNDATTGRIRYEVLTSLERWEPRIQVEEVTVTPAPGDPATLHIDVRYRVRGTNNPRNLVFPFYVIPSED, encoded by the coding sequence ATGAGTGAGCATTTCGTCGGCGCCGGGTGGGCCTTCCCCCTGCGCACCGGCCCGAGCGGGTCGATCGCGCTCGTGCGGCGCGACCGGGAGATCGAGGAGTCGATGCGGCTGGTGCTCGCGACCGCGCCGGGCGAGCGGCCGATGCGGCCCGAATTCGGCTGCGCGGTGCACGAGTTGGTCTTCGCCCCGGTGAACGACGCGACGACGGGGCGGATCCGGTACGAGGTGCTCACCTCGCTGGAGCGCTGGGAGCCGCGCATCCAGGTGGAGGAGGTCACGGTGACCCCGGCCCCGGGGGATCCGGCCACGCTGCACATCGACGTCCGCTACCGGGTGCGGGGCACCAACAACCCGCGCAACCTCGTCTTCCCCTTCTACGTGATCCCCTCCGAGGACTGA
- a CDS encoding putative baseplate assembly protein: protein MALPAPHLDDRRFQQFVDDAKRYIQQACPEWTDHNVSDPGVTLVEAVAHMADQLVYRLNRVPEKNHLAFLDLLGITLFPPAAAHADVTFRLSAPQAEPVLLPAGTEVSTGRTETEEAVVFATTDDLTVVPCELARFLRQPADATPEDRTQDVLGGSDVPAFSPLPAVGDLLLFGLSAAVPGCVLVLGLDSRVDGVGVDPRMPPLVWEAWTATDGWVGCEVDEDTTGGLNRPGEVVLHVPAGHAVSRLGRHEAGWVRCRIVPAAEGQPAYSESPTVRAASAFTIGGTVRAAHAETVRDESLGASEGVPGQRFRLSHAPVVNRPPMVLRIAEHTDGPGAGRQDGEAPGGAPAVDGDAETGWREWTLVPDFASSRPRDRHFTLDATTGEIAFGPSVRQPDGTLRQFGAVPSKGAAIHVARYGTGGGRAGNVARSAISVLRSSIPYIARVENREAARGGVDGETVEEARLRAPIALRAQERAVTARDYEELARRAAPEAARIACLAADAAEAGDNAVRVLVVPQAVPDRGGRLRFEQLVPGEELLGRVTDFLDERRPLGTRLAVGPPFYQGATVVATLHAFRAVKTEKVRSDALDALYAYLDPLTGGVHGEGWPFGRPLRAGEIFAALQRVPGVELVDEVLLHPADPLTGRRGEATDRIELGPSALLFPFDHHVRVIEAR, encoded by the coding sequence ATGGCCCTGCCCGCACCCCATCTCGACGACCGCCGCTTCCAGCAGTTCGTCGACGACGCCAAGCGCTACATCCAGCAGGCGTGCCCCGAATGGACGGACCACAACGTCTCGGACCCGGGCGTCACGCTCGTCGAGGCCGTCGCGCACATGGCCGACCAGCTGGTCTACCGCCTCAACCGGGTCCCGGAGAAGAACCACCTGGCCTTCCTCGACCTCCTCGGCATCACCCTCTTCCCGCCGGCCGCGGCCCACGCCGACGTCACGTTCCGGCTGTCGGCGCCGCAGGCCGAGCCGGTGCTGCTGCCGGCCGGCACCGAGGTCTCGACCGGGCGTACGGAGACGGAGGAGGCGGTCGTCTTCGCCACCACCGACGATCTGACGGTGGTCCCCTGCGAGCTGGCCCGTTTCCTGCGGCAGCCGGCCGACGCCACGCCGGAGGACCGGACCCAGGACGTGCTCGGCGGCTCCGACGTGCCCGCGTTCTCCCCGCTGCCGGCCGTCGGCGACCTGCTGCTCTTCGGCCTGTCGGCGGCGGTCCCCGGCTGCGTCCTGGTGCTCGGCCTGGACAGCCGGGTGGACGGCGTGGGCGTGGACCCGCGGATGCCGCCGCTGGTGTGGGAGGCGTGGACGGCGACGGACGGCTGGGTCGGCTGCGAGGTCGACGAGGACACCACGGGCGGCCTCAACCGGCCCGGCGAGGTGGTGCTGCACGTCCCCGCCGGGCACGCGGTCTCCCGGCTGGGCCGGCACGAGGCGGGTTGGGTGCGCTGCCGGATCGTGCCGGCGGCCGAGGGCCAGCCCGCGTACAGCGAGTCGCCGACGGTCCGCGCGGCGAGCGCCTTCACCATCGGCGGTACGGTGCGTGCGGCGCACGCGGAGACCGTGCGGGACGAATCGCTGGGCGCGTCGGAGGGCGTGCCGGGGCAGCGGTTCCGGCTCAGCCACGCGCCGGTCGTGAACCGGCCGCCGATGGTGCTCCGGATCGCCGAGCACACGGACGGTCCCGGCGCCGGGCGGCAGGACGGCGAGGCCCCGGGGGGCGCCCCCGCCGTGGACGGCGACGCGGAGACGGGCTGGCGCGAGTGGACGCTCGTCCCCGACTTCGCGTCCTCCCGCCCCCGCGACCGGCACTTCACCCTCGATGCGACGACCGGAGAGATCGCCTTCGGCCCGAGCGTGCGGCAACCGGACGGCACGCTGCGCCAGTTCGGGGCCGTCCCGTCGAAGGGCGCGGCGATCCACGTGGCCCGGTACGGCACCGGGGGCGGCCGGGCCGGCAACGTCGCGCGCTCCGCGATCAGCGTCCTGCGCAGCTCCATCCCGTACATCGCCCGGGTCGAGAACCGTGAGGCGGCGCGCGGCGGGGTGGACGGCGAGACCGTCGAGGAGGCCAGGCTGCGCGCGCCGATCGCGCTGCGCGCCCAGGAGCGGGCGGTCACCGCCCGCGACTACGAGGAGCTGGCCCGCCGGGCCGCGCCCGAGGCCGCGCGGATCGCCTGTCTGGCGGCGGACGCGGCGGAGGCCGGGGACAACGCGGTGCGGGTGCTCGTGGTGCCGCAGGCGGTGCCGGACCGGGGCGGCCGGCTGCGCTTCGAACAGCTCGTGCCCGGGGAGGAGTTGCTGGGCCGGGTGACGGACTTCCTGGACGAGCGGCGCCCGCTGGGCACCCGGCTCGCGGTCGGCCCGCCGTTCTACCAGGGGGCGACGGTGGTCGCCACGCTGCACGCCTTCCGGGCCGTCAAGACCGAGAAGGTGCGGTCCGACGCGCTGGACGCGCTCTACGCGTACCTCGATCCGCTGACCGGCGGCGTGCACGGCGAGGGCTGGCCGTTCGGGCGCCCGCTGCGGGCCGGGGAGATCTTCGCGGCGCTCCAGCGGGTGCCGGGCGTGGAGCTCGTCGACGAGGTGCTGCTCCACCCGGCCGACCCGCTGACCGGGCGCAGGGGCGAGGCGACGGACCGGATCGAACTGGGCCCGTCCGCGCTGCTGTTCCCGTTCGACCACCACGTCCGCGTGATCGAGGCGCGGTGA
- a CDS encoding phage tail protein produces MNGPRYGVTGSARGTVPGLATPYPLGEALPAVYAEDDFGRRFVSGLDVVLAPLFNVLDSLEAYFSPALAPADFVDYLATWVGAELDGSEPLETRRRAVAAAVALHRVRGTRRGLVAAVRLAFGTAPEVVESGGAHWSARPLGPFPGASVAGLHVILRVADPAAVDPYRLRAVVAAARPAHLPFTTTVTTASAPEGASTP; encoded by the coding sequence GTGAACGGCCCGCGGTACGGCGTGACGGGCTCCGCGCGGGGGACGGTGCCGGGCCTGGCGACTCCGTATCCGCTGGGCGAGGCGCTGCCCGCGGTGTACGCGGAGGACGACTTCGGGCGCCGGTTCGTGTCCGGCCTCGACGTGGTCCTCGCGCCCCTCTTCAACGTGCTGGACTCGCTGGAGGCGTACTTCTCGCCCGCGCTCGCCCCGGCCGACTTCGTCGACTACCTGGCGACCTGGGTCGGCGCCGAACTCGACGGCTCCGAACCGCTGGAGACCCGTCGGCGCGCGGTCGCCGCGGCCGTCGCGCTGCACCGGGTGCGCGGCACCCGACGCGGCCTCGTGGCGGCGGTCCGGCTCGCCTTCGGCACCGCTCCGGAGGTCGTCGAGAGCGGCGGGGCGCACTGGTCGGCGCGCCCGCTCGGCCCGTTCCCCGGCGCGTCCGTGGCCGGGCTGCACGTCATCCTCCGGGTCGCCGACCCGGCCGCCGTGGACCCGTACCGGCTGCGCGCGGTCGTGGCGGCCGCCCGTCCGGCCCATCTTCCGTTCACCACCACGGTGACCACCGCTTCCGCCCCTGAAGGAGCCTCCACCCCATGA
- a CDS encoding NADase-type glycan-binding domain-containing protein: protein MSDTGNTRPCPDCARPVRAADQSFCDACGAFLRWDTPSARPATTGSGEPAAPAGEPGRGGAGTATATGATASEAATAPLPAVRDAEDARDARDEANTVVSVDAADGGDTEAGAGAAPAAGAPAAASPSARTPAPAGPATASDDTPEASAAPEAVASQAATGPTPAPVTPTPAPAPGPSDTVVRALLVPVPESGPSAPAAVLPGRPDAPRPTVRAAEAPVVAQGGAPCGACGTANSPGRHFCRFCATPLVARPATEAEGPYAGQRPRLARDRSRWIVRALATAAVVALLVGGIIGGPPAARAVQDHFADRAPVHPAAWRASHAAPKQGASMAGDGYSNTWWGTGYAGDSAGQYLEALFGEPTDLLAVLITPGSGKNTTRADGQATPRTFDLVVTDSGGETHVSQHRINDGGTQKIELRVRDAVSVRLVVRTAWRADPSRQVAVAELEFFGRSFS from the coding sequence ATGAGCGACACCGGCAACACCCGCCCCTGCCCGGACTGCGCCCGTCCGGTCCGGGCGGCGGACCAGTCCTTCTGCGACGCGTGTGGCGCGTTCCTGCGCTGGGACACGCCCTCGGCGCGTCCGGCGACGACGGGTTCCGGCGAACCGGCGGCCCCGGCCGGGGAGCCGGGCCGTGGCGGTGCGGGCACGGCCACGGCCACGGGCGCGACGGCCTCCGAGGCCGCCACGGCACCGCTGCCCGCGGTGCGGGACGCCGAAGACGCCAGGGACGCCAGGGACGAAGCGAACACCGTGGTCTCCGTGGACGCCGCGGACGGCGGGGACACCGAGGCCGGGGCAGGGGCGGCTCCGGCCGCCGGTGCCCCGGCGGCCGCGTCCCCGTCCGCACGGACCCCGGCCCCGGCGGGCCCCGCGACCGCCTCCGACGACACGCCCGAGGCGTCGGCGGCGCCCGAGGCGGTCGCGAGCCAGGCGGCGACCGGCCCCACCCCGGCCCCGGTCACGCCGACCCCCGCTCCCGCCCCCGGCCCCTCCGACACCGTCGTGCGCGCCCTCCTCGTCCCCGTACCGGAGAGCGGCCCCTCCGCCCCGGCCGCCGTGCTGCCGGGGCGGCCGGACGCGCCGCGCCCCACGGTGCGGGCCGCCGAGGCGCCCGTGGTCGCGCAGGGCGGTGCGCCGTGCGGGGCCTGCGGGACCGCCAACTCCCCCGGCCGGCACTTCTGCCGGTTCTGCGCGACGCCCCTGGTCGCCCGGCCGGCGACCGAGGCCGAAGGCCCGTACGCCGGGCAGCGTCCGCGGCTCGCCCGGGACCGTTCGCGCTGGATCGTGCGGGCCCTGGCGACGGCCGCCGTGGTCGCCCTGCTCGTCGGCGGGATCATCGGCGGGCCGCCCGCCGCCCGTGCGGTGCAGGACCACTTCGCCGACCGGGCCCCCGTCCACCCGGCCGCCTGGCGCGCCTCGCACGCGGCGCCGAAGCAGGGCGCCTCGATGGCGGGCGACGGCTACTCCAACACCTGGTGGGGCACGGGATACGCGGGCGACTCGGCCGGCCAGTACCTGGAGGCGCTGTTCGGCGAGCCGACCGACCTGCTGGCGGTGCTGATCACCCCCGGCAGCGGGAAGAACACCACCCGGGCCGACGGCCAGGCGACCCCGCGCACCTTCGACCTGGTGGTCACGGACTCGGGGGGCGAGACGCACGTCTCGCAGCACCGGATCAACGACGGCGGCACCCAGAAGATCGAGCTGCGGGTGCGGGACGCCGTGTCGGTGCGGCTCGTGGTGCGCACGGCGTGGCGGGCGGACCCGAGCCGTCAGGTGGCGGTCGCGGAGCTGGAGTTCTTCGGCCGTTCCTTCTCCTGA
- a CDS encoding MerR family transcriptional regulator, which produces MSAEELWSIGELAERAGVTVKTVRFYSDRGLVPEAGRSGGGHRRYGPEALDRIRLIRALRTLDLPVPDVGRVLDRDDALEDVVAGRLREVGGRLAALRWQEASLRLLRDCTAEERAERLRLLGAVPVPPDTTALARFWRRTLPVRMPSRLAAAIVGVAVPDPPGDPTPAQVLAFARLHELVARAPAPVVHLAGLDHRPAVLYEGLGEAYALAATQVRAGRPPAAGEALDCFVAAYAAALGVRDTRGFRSRLAGLMIRGADPLIARYWELAAEAAAPASGPAEPTAGATHHWLCVALKTGPGTRPFTAGPQEKERPKNSSSATAT; this is translated from the coding sequence GTGTCCGCAGAGGAGCTGTGGAGCATCGGGGAGCTCGCCGAGCGCGCGGGCGTCACCGTCAAGACCGTCCGCTTCTACTCCGACCGCGGACTGGTCCCGGAGGCCGGCCGCAGCGGCGGCGGCCACCGGCGGTACGGGCCCGAGGCCCTGGACCGGATCCGGCTGATCCGCGCCCTGCGCACCCTCGACCTGCCCGTCCCGGACGTCGGCCGGGTGCTCGACCGCGACGACGCCCTGGAGGACGTCGTCGCGGGACGCCTGCGGGAGGTCGGCGGCCGGCTCGCCGCCCTGCGCTGGCAGGAGGCCTCGCTGCGGCTCCTCCGGGACTGCACCGCCGAGGAGCGGGCGGAACGGCTGCGGCTGCTCGGGGCCGTGCCCGTACCGCCCGACACCACGGCCCTGGCCCGCTTCTGGCGCCGCACGCTGCCCGTGCGGATGCCGTCCCGGCTCGCCGCCGCGATCGTCGGCGTCGCCGTCCCCGACCCTCCCGGGGACCCGACGCCCGCCCAGGTGCTCGCCTTCGCCCGCCTGCACGAACTCGTCGCCCGGGCGCCCGCGCCCGTCGTCCACCTGGCCGGCCTCGACCACCGGCCCGCCGTGCTCTACGAGGGCCTGGGCGAGGCCTACGCCCTCGCGGCGACCCAGGTGCGGGCGGGCCGGCCGCCCGCCGCGGGCGAGGCGCTCGACTGCTTCGTCGCCGCCTACGCCGCCGCGCTCGGCGTACGGGACACCCGCGGCTTCCGGAGCCGCCTCGCCGGACTCATGATCCGCGGCGCCGACCCGCTGATCGCCCGTTATTGGGAACTCGCGGCCGAGGCCGCCGCGCCGGCCTCGGGCCCCGCCGAGCCGACGGCGGGCGCGACCCACCACTGGCTCTGCGTGGCCCTGAAGACCGGTCCCGGAACGCGGCCGTTCACGGCCGGACCTCAGGAGAAGGAACGGCCGAAGAACTCCAGCTCCGCGACCGCCACCTGA
- a CDS encoding alpha/beta hydrolase: MTAFVLVSGPFTGGWVWREVAGRLRAAGAEALPLSLTGMGDGPAGGPETDLETHVADVVRAVDACGAAEVVLVGHDYGIHPVLGAADRRPGRVARVVYLDSGMPGDGDAALALAPEGTVARDGFVAPPSGEGWARWGSLDGIPAEALDRLDRLAVPQPERTLTQPLRLAGAPFDRPTTGVLCTANGSGIAMVEMLVASGPPAFRVLADPRVGFLELATGHWPMLSAPGDLAEALLRAAADEGHRVEAPEHEAWPAHAGAFLLDVPERPRDRRGRVDLHLPEAEGPRPAVLFVHGGPVPPDRRPTPRDSPTLLGYARYVAGLGAVGATLDHRLHDLADYPRAAEDLAEAVDLVRADPRVDGDRIALWFLSAGGLLSADWLAAPPPWLRAVALSYPVLAPPSTWRAVHPRFRPVGAVAAASPPIVLSRAGLEHEVFATAVEEFLVAAGEAGAELDLVEVPLARHGFETLDHTEETRAAVARATRAVLGRLLPTAD, from the coding sequence ATGACCGCTTTCGTGTTGGTGTCGGGCCCCTTCACCGGGGGCTGGGTGTGGCGGGAGGTCGCCGGGCGGCTGCGGGCGGCGGGGGCCGAGGCCCTTCCGCTGTCCTTGACGGGGATGGGGGACGGCCCCGCCGGGGGGCCGGAGACGGACCTGGAGACGCATGTCGCGGACGTGGTGCGGGCGGTCGACGCCTGTGGCGCGGCCGAGGTGGTGCTCGTCGGGCACGACTACGGCATCCATCCGGTGCTCGGCGCCGCCGACCGGCGGCCGGGGCGGGTGGCGCGGGTGGTGTACCTGGACTCCGGGATGCCGGGGGACGGGGACGCGGCGCTCGCCCTCGCGCCCGAGGGGACCGTGGCGCGGGACGGGTTCGTGGCGCCGCCGTCGGGCGAGGGGTGGGCGCGGTGGGGCAGCCTGGACGGGATTCCGGCGGAGGCCCTGGACCGGCTGGACCGGCTCGCCGTGCCGCAGCCGGAGCGGACGCTGACCCAGCCGCTGCGGCTGGCCGGCGCTCCCTTCGACCGGCCGACGACCGGGGTGCTGTGCACGGCGAACGGCTCCGGGATCGCGATGGTCGAGATGCTGGTGGCCTCGGGGCCGCCGGCGTTCCGGGTGCTGGCCGATCCGAGGGTGGGCTTCCTCGAACTGGCCACCGGGCACTGGCCGATGCTCTCGGCCCCCGGCGACCTCGCCGAGGCGCTGCTGCGGGCGGCCGCGGACGAGGGGCACCGGGTGGAGGCGCCGGAGCACGAGGCCTGGCCCGCGCACGCGGGCGCCTTCCTCCTGGACGTCCCGGAGCGGCCGCGGGACCGCAGGGGCCGGGTCGACCTGCACCTGCCGGAGGCCGAGGGCCCGCGCCCGGCGGTGCTGTTCGTGCACGGCGGGCCGGTCCCGCCCGACCGGCGGCCCACGCCGAGGGACTCGCCGACCCTGCTCGGCTACGCCCGGTACGTGGCGGGCCTGGGCGCGGTCGGGGCGACCCTGGACCATCGCCTCCACGACCTGGCGGACTACCCGCGCGCGGCGGAGGACCTCGCCGAGGCGGTCGATCTGGTCCGTGCCGACCCGCGCGTGGACGGGGACCGGATCGCCCTGTGGTTCCTGTCGGCCGGCGGCCTCCTCTCGGCGGACTGGCTCGCGGCGCCGCCGCCCTGGCTCCGGGCCGTGGCCCTGAGCTACCCGGTCCTCGCGCCGCCGTCGACGTGGCGTGCGGTGCACCCGCGGTTCCGGCCGGTCGGGGCGGTGGCGGCGGCGAGCCCGCCGATCGTGCTCTCCCGGGCGGGCCTGGAGCACGAGGTGTTCGCGACGGCGGTGGAGGAGTTCCTGGTCGCCGCCGGGGAGGCGGGCGCCGAGCTCGACCTCGTCGAGGTGCCGCTCGCCCGCCACGGCTTCGAGACCCTGGACCACACGGAGGAGACCCGCGCGGCCGTGGCCCGCGCGACGCGTGCGGTGCTCGGGCGGCTGCTGCCGACGGCGGACTGA
- a CDS encoding MFS transporter produces MPLALLALAIGAFGIGTTEFVIMGVLPQVAGDFGVSIPTAGLLVTGYALGVVIGAPVLTVLGNKVSRKRMLMVLMGLFVVGNLVSALAPSFGLMLTGRVIASLAHGSFFGIGSVVAAGLVAPDKKAGAIATMFTGLTVANIVGVPLGTFIGQAAGWRVTFAIVAALGVVGLLGIARLVPAMPRPEGAHLRRELTAFRNPQVLLAMAMTVLGFGGVFAAITYIAPMMTEVAGYSEGAITWLLVLFGVGMFAGNLIGGRYADRALMPLLYVTLGGLATVLALFTLIAGDKILAAVAITLIGALGFATVPPLQKRVLDQAHGAPTLASAVNIGAFNLGNALAAWLGGIVIARGFGYTSPNWVGAALAAAALGLAFWSAALERRAPAAAPAGTETAARVAVHH; encoded by the coding sequence ATGCCGCTCGCACTCCTCGCCCTGGCCATCGGGGCCTTCGGGATCGGCACCACCGAGTTCGTGATCATGGGCGTGCTGCCCCAGGTCGCCGGCGATTTCGGTGTCTCCATCCCCACCGCCGGCCTGCTGGTCACCGGTTACGCGCTCGGCGTGGTCATCGGCGCGCCGGTGCTGACCGTCCTGGGCAACAAGGTGAGCCGCAAGCGGATGCTCATGGTGCTGATGGGGCTCTTCGTGGTCGGCAACCTGGTCTCCGCGCTCGCCCCGAGCTTCGGGCTCATGCTGACCGGCCGGGTCATCGCCTCACTGGCGCACGGCTCGTTCTTCGGGATCGGCTCCGTCGTCGCGGCCGGGCTGGTCGCCCCGGACAAGAAGGCCGGCGCCATCGCCACCATGTTCACCGGCCTGACCGTCGCCAACATCGTCGGCGTACCGCTCGGCACCTTCATCGGGCAGGCCGCCGGCTGGCGCGTCACCTTCGCGATCGTCGCCGCCCTCGGCGTGGTAGGACTGCTCGGCATCGCCCGGCTCGTGCCCGCCATGCCCCGCCCCGAGGGCGCCCACCTGCGCCGGGAGCTCACCGCCTTCCGCAACCCGCAGGTGCTGCTCGCCATGGCGATGACCGTGCTCGGCTTCGGCGGCGTCTTCGCCGCGATCACCTACATCGCCCCGATGATGACCGAGGTCGCCGGCTACTCCGAGGGCGCGATCACCTGGCTGCTCGTCCTCTTCGGCGTCGGCATGTTCGCCGGCAACCTGATCGGCGGCCGGTACGCCGACCGCGCCCTGATGCCCCTGCTGTACGTCACCCTGGGCGGGCTCGCGACCGTCCTCGCCCTCTTCACCCTGATCGCCGGCGACAAGATCCTCGCCGCCGTCGCGATCACCCTGATCGGAGCCCTCGGCTTCGCCACCGTGCCGCCGCTGCAGAAGCGCGTCCTCGACCAGGCCCACGGCGCCCCGACCCTGGCCTCCGCCGTCAACATCGGCGCCTTCAACCTGGGCAACGCGCTCGCCGCCTGGCTCGGCGGCATCGTGATCGCCCGCGGCTTCGGCTACACCTCACCGAACTGGGTCGGCGCCGCCCTCGCCGCGGCCGCCCTCGGCCTCGCCTTCTGGTCCGCCGCGCTGGAGCGCCGCGCCCCGGCGGCGGCGCCCGCGGGTACCGAGACCGCCGCCCGCGTCGCCGTACACCACTGA
- a CDS encoding GlcG/HbpS family heme-binding protein, giving the protein MSLTLHDAETLITAARRAADTAGVTVSVTVLDAGGHLLAFRRDDRAVLISGETSTRKAYTALQLNAPTADLVDLVKPDGPFHSLPTALDRPLLFIAGGVPVHREGRLVGALGIGGGAPEQDHSFAVAALAATDGLG; this is encoded by the coding sequence ATGAGCCTCACCCTCCACGACGCCGAGACCCTGATCACCGCCGCCCGCCGGGCCGCCGACACCGCCGGGGTCACGGTCAGCGTCACCGTCCTCGACGCCGGCGGCCACCTGCTCGCCTTCCGCCGTGACGACCGCGCCGTGCTGATCTCCGGCGAGACCAGCACCCGCAAGGCGTACACCGCGCTCCAGCTGAACGCGCCCACCGCCGACCTGGTCGACCTCGTCAAGCCCGACGGGCCGTTCCACTCGCTGCCCACCGCGCTCGACCGGCCGCTGCTCTTCATCGCCGGCGGCGTGCCCGTGCACCGCGAGGGACGGCTCGTCGGGGCCCTCGGCATCGGCGGCGGGGCCCCCGAGCAGGACCACTCCTTCGCGGTCGCGGCCCTCGCCGCGACGGACGGACTCGGCTGA